The following nucleotide sequence is from Pochonia chlamydosporia 170 chromosome 4, whole genome shotgun sequence.
TCGATGGCGACacggaagaggaggaagagaaccGAAGTGTCGACTCCCGTGATTATATTCCCGCAGGTCGAACTCCTGTTGCGGGTGCATCTCATGCGTCCGTGACGGACTCTAGTGACGACGAGGAACTGCTTGCACCCAAGAAAGCCAAGGCAACCTATTCAACGTTTGTTCACACGCAGAATGGCGTCACCAATCGGAGCGACATCGCCGCCCGCTTTCCTCACGTCCGCAGtgatgtggatgaagaaagCTCTGCATGGGCTCGTTTCCAGGCGTACTGGGACAGTGCGATCCAGCGAACCTACAACGCTATGCCTCGCCCGTTCCAAATCATCGCAAGTTTCTTGAAGCGTGCTACTGTGAAAACAACGACATTTGTGTGGGAATTCATGAACCCTCCTTTGTGGGCCATGCTTTTCGCTGTGCTCGTCGCCTCCATCCCGTCGCTTCAGAAGCTGTTCTTTGAGGAAGGAACCTTTATCAACAATAGTGTCACAAACGCTGTAAAGTCCAGCGGCGGAGTTGCGGTTCCTTTGATTTTGGTCGTCCTCGGCGCAAATCTGGCACGAAATACCATGGCCCGCGACGACACCCATGACCCCGAGGAAGAGCAGATCGGAACCAagttgcttgttgcttccCTCTTGAGCCGCATGCTCCTCCCTACCGTCATCATGGCTCCAATCCTAGCCATCACCGCCAAGTACCTTAGCGTCAGCATTCTAGACGATCCAATTttcatcatcgtctgttTTCTTCTCACTGGTGCTCCAAGCGCTCTTCAGTTGGCACAGATTTGCCAGATCAACATGGTTTTCGAGAAGACCATGGGTCGTATCTTGTTCCAGAGCTATGTCATCTGGTAAGTCAAGCAAACGTTGTACACAACAAGACATGAGCTAATTTGTTTTTGCAGGATTCTTCCGTCTactcttgtccttgtcatgATGGCACTCGAAGTGGTCGAGTGGGCCAAGTAATTCGAAACTGGACATACCGTTCTGTTTGATAATTTTTATCTCTTAATTGTGAGCTTTGGTTTAAGCGTGCGTCTGCTGCCTGCAGATTTGCATTTGGTACACATTGCATTCTTAGGGGAAAAATTCGGGTTTTGGGTAAGATATTGAGCCAGTATCGCAGTCTTTGTGCGTAATGGTGCATGATTTGCAAGGCCTCTCATAGCCTCCACGAGGCTCAAATGAGAATTCAGGATCGGCGTTTGGATTGATATTAGGCAGTACAGAAAAGTACTTTGTTGTATGATATAGCGCAATGCAACGGGCATGACCAAATTGAAGAGAAGAACCTTTTGTGTATGCCAATACCCTGATTCTATATCCAGTTTGGTGAGCACCTAGTAATCGGCCATGTGTGAAAATCCAATGGGCAAGATGGCCAACAGGCAAATTAGTGGGATAAAACATGTCGACGATATCCGGGACAACGTggaaagaaaagcaaagcaaccaagGTCCCGCGACCACATTAAGCCCCGTTGACCAAACCAGCATCGGAAACCAAGGCCCAGTCTCgaaccttgccttgccaGTCACTAATTCTGACATCCTTGATGTCGACGATAATGACTCGCACCTCCTCCCCGGCTACGAAATGGCCGCCTCTCCCATCGGTGCCCGTGTTACTATCCTGGCGGAAAATggcttctccttcctcaaaagtgttgttggcgagatgctgTTCCGTGAAGTACTTCTCCTCTTCGGAGCCAGACGGGGCCAGGCGGGCTGCTCCTCCTATGGTTGCGCTGATGCTGGACACGGCTGTAGAGTTGAGGTTTAGGAGAAGGGAGGCCAGACTAGAGCGGTGCTCGGGACCTGGAGAGCCTCCGGACATGCGGCGGCCCTGGGTGGGTGGACGGTGTGAGACCCCTAATAGTATGAGTTGATGGGTTCTAAGGAAGCATGGGGTATATGAGAAGACAGTGGAGAGCTGGAAACTTAAAGAGGAAGGTTCTGGTGAAAGTAGGGAATAGGAAATCATGACATGTGGACTAAGAGAACCTACAGTCGTGAACGAGTAGGGAAACACTGGGGTTAGcgacaatgttggttgtCTTTCGGGAAGCCGGATTGGTGGTCATGACAATGACGGGGACTGAGGAGTATGGCGACGATGGGAGATATGTGTAGTTCATGAGCGAGACATGTGGCACATTATCGGTACATGTGGCCAGATGTAGCTAGTTTGATGGATGAATAGCGTCAATATGGATTTGATTTTTGGTTGTAGGCTCATGTGAAGATATGAGCCGAGCCCATGAAGCCTCATATCAGATGGCGGGGTAGGGATGGACATGTAACTCACGAATCGAGCATTTTCCAGACATTGCACCACTTCATCTGGgagtttgttggtggtttgcttATGAGTATCGCCTTCTGAGGCTTCGTAGTTGAGCGGAATTTTGTCCATGGTTGTAGAATCTGTTGCTGGATAGAAATGGTCTTTGTATGTGTCGGCTCACGCGCGTCGTCAAAATGCAAGAGGAGCATCCGACCTGCTGTTTCCACAGGTTGAGCTTCCGAACGTGGGGCAACTTTGGTACAGTGCTGGGAGGGTCAAGTGTGACAACTCGGCTTAGTAACCAGAGCTGTGGGAGCTCTGAAAAAACCGGAGCCATCAAACTGACCCCAGATTTTCTCAATGCATTTTcggcaaccagacacctgGACACACTGACTGACGTCGGCCTACGGCTTTCTTCTGGTACCGGCTACATTCGGCTCCCCACGGTCGGATGCGCCTTTGCCAATAAACCCGTTTGAACCGAAAA
It contains:
- a CDS encoding auxin Efflux Carrier superfamily protein (similar to Coccidioides immitis RS XP_001243642.1) — protein: MDFAGGFPKPTSFRLAQLAQDAYDLPLKLFKQNDSPETHPSLAYLCLLVFEAVLEVVCVSLPGYIIARLGHFDADKQKFLANLNVMLFTPCLIFTKLASQLNAEKLSELAIIPAIFIVQTAVSWVVSVLVAKAFRFNKRASNFVTAMGVFGNSNSLPISLVMSLSQTIKGLHWDRIPGDNDDEVAARGILYLLIFQQLGQLVRWSWGYHVLLAPKDKYPEYQADITEAGQQPYRDDPEDDENRDIMDRLDGDTEEEEENRSVDSRDYIPAGRTPVAGASHASVTDSSDDEELLAPKKAKATYSTFVHTQNGVTNRSDIAARFPHVRSDVDEESSAWARFQAYWDSAIQRTYNAMPRPFQIIASFLKRATVKTTTFVWEFMNPPLWAMLFAVLVASIPSLQKLFFEEGTFINNSVTNAVKSSGGVAVPLILVVLGANLARNTMARDDTHDPEEEQIGTKLLVASLLSRMLLPTVIMAPILAITAKYLSVSILDDPIFIIVCFLLTGAPSALQLAQICQINMVFEKTMGRILFQSYVIWILPSTLVLVMMALEVVEWAK